A genomic segment from Pollutimonas thiosulfatoxidans encodes:
- a CDS encoding type B 50S ribosomal protein L31: MKEGIHPEYREVVFLDQQTGTKFVSRSTLNSRETVELDGKTYPLFKCEVTSESHPFYTGAQTRIVETGRVEKFRARFARTTGTTRKAS, translated from the coding sequence ATGAAAGAAGGCATCCACCCCGAATACCGCGAAGTGGTGTTTCTGGATCAGCAAACAGGCACGAAATTTGTCTCGCGCTCTACACTTAACAGCCGCGAGACGGTCGAACTTGACGGTAAAACCTACCCCTTGTTCAAGTGCGAAGTAACGTCTGAATCGCATCCGTTTTACACCGGGGCGCAAACGCGCATCGTTGAAACCGGCCGCGTTGAAAAATTCCGCGCCCGTTTCGCCCGCACCACCGGCACTACGCGCAAGGCATCATAA
- a CDS encoding MATE family efflux transporter: protein MSPAHTETTSLSAHVRAILQQAWPVLISSWASIAFGVIDTAMAGHASAADLQIMALGASIYITVFVGMMGVVHALIPIIGQLFGGARYEDVGHAWGQGVWLALGLSVVGAAAMLFPDIWLSLSGEVDPAVRHGITWYLRALVLALPAMLVFRTIYALGTAVSRPKTVMVINLASVMFKVLFNWVFMFGKLGVPAMGAVGAGVSTAIVGWLMLAAGLWAINHDAYYLRFRPRLGWPNWTSQKELLRLGLPMGGSYLIEIAAFSVMALLVAREGMYASGGHQIMANLAALCYMMPMAVGIASASLTAQAIGARDLARARRMGRAGILIVAAGASLTAALLIAGRDPILQWYTDDLAVAAVAAALLQLLPWFHLCDAMQCIGSYLLRAYKVAVVPLILQVAALTGLGLIGGWWLGFGPAAGALRPLLHNIAPGAPLGAGTMWLMAMLGLCLSAVLLFFWYAHVVAVHARTGRPATPR from the coding sequence TTGAGCCCGGCCCATACTGAAACAACCAGCCTGAGCGCCCATGTACGGGCGATCCTGCAGCAAGCCTGGCCCGTACTGATCAGTTCATGGGCCAGCATCGCCTTTGGCGTCATTGATACCGCCATGGCGGGGCACGCCAGCGCGGCCGACCTGCAAATCATGGCCTTGGGCGCCTCCATCTACATTACGGTATTCGTGGGCATGATGGGTGTCGTCCATGCCCTGATACCCATCATCGGCCAGCTGTTTGGCGGCGCACGGTATGAGGATGTCGGTCATGCCTGGGGACAGGGCGTATGGCTGGCGCTGGGCCTGTCAGTCGTGGGGGCGGCGGCCATGCTGTTTCCCGATATCTGGCTATCGCTGTCGGGCGAGGTCGATCCCGCCGTGCGTCATGGCATCACCTGGTATCTGCGCGCGCTGGTGCTGGCCTTGCCAGCCATGCTGGTGTTTCGCACCATCTACGCCCTGGGCACGGCAGTGTCTCGCCCCAAGACCGTCATGGTGATCAATCTGGCCAGCGTGATGTTCAAGGTGCTGTTTAACTGGGTATTCATGTTCGGCAAATTAGGCGTGCCGGCCATGGGTGCCGTGGGCGCCGGTGTATCGACGGCAATAGTGGGCTGGCTGATGTTGGCCGCCGGGCTGTGGGCCATCAATCATGACGCCTACTACCTGCGTTTTCGGCCCCGCCTGGGCTGGCCAAACTGGACCAGCCAGAAAGAATTGCTGCGGCTGGGCTTGCCTATGGGTGGATCCTATCTCATCGAAATTGCCGCTTTCAGCGTGATGGCGTTGCTGGTTGCACGAGAAGGCATGTATGCCAGCGGGGGGCATCAGATCATGGCGAATCTGGCCGCGCTTTGCTACATGATGCCCATGGCGGTTGGCATTGCGTCCGCGTCTTTGACCGCGCAGGCCATCGGCGCCCGCGACCTGGCACGAGCGCGTCGGATGGGGCGCGCCGGGATCCTGATTGTCGCCGCAGGAGCCTCGCTGACCGCCGCCCTGCTGATTGCCGGCCGAGACCCCATCCTGCAGTGGTACACGGATGATCTGGCCGTGGCAGCAGTGGCGGCTGCCCTGCTGCAATTGCTGCCGTGGTTCCATCTGTGCGATGCCATGCAATGCATAGGCTCGTATCTGCTGCGCGCCTACAAGGTTGCCGTCGTACCGCTGATCCTGCAGGTCGCTGCCTTGACCGGCCTGGGCCTGATCGGCGGCTGGTGGCTGGGCTTTGGCCCGGCGGCCGGCGCGCTGCGGCCCTTGCTGCACAACATCGCGCCCGGCGCGCCCCTGGGTGCGGGCACCATGTGGCTGATGGCGATGCTGGGCTTGTGCCTGTCGGCCGTCCTGCTGTTTTTCTGGTACGCCCACGTGGTTGCCGTGCACGCCCGAACTGGGCGGCCGGCAACGCCACGCTAA
- a CDS encoding FKBP-type peptidyl-prolyl cis-trans isomerase yields MTSSSETAAAVVRPDSYLTLHYRIDLLTGPAAGSTFANTFDGRPATLQMGAGQWAPGMEGALIGREEGAQFSIDLPAVQAYGERNPDLLQWVSRSMLDQHAAPDSSFAPGDMVEFSAPNGGRYSGVLKQWRDDAAMFDFNHPLAGADLHIDVSLLGVL; encoded by the coding sequence TTGACCTCTTCCTCCGAAACCGCCGCTGCGGTCGTTCGCCCCGACTCTTACCTGACCCTGCATTACCGCATCGACCTGCTTACCGGTCCCGCCGCAGGGTCTACCTTTGCCAATACCTTTGACGGCCGGCCCGCTACCTTGCAAATGGGAGCAGGGCAGTGGGCGCCAGGCATGGAAGGGGCCTTGATCGGTCGGGAAGAGGGCGCACAGTTTTCAATCGACCTGCCGGCTGTCCAGGCTTATGGCGAGCGGAATCCCGATCTCTTGCAATGGGTCAGTCGCAGCATGCTGGACCAGCACGCTGCACCCGACTCGTCCTTCGCGCCGGGCGACATGGTCGAGTTCTCGGCACCCAATGGTGGCCGTTACTCGGGTGTGCTCAAGCAATGGCGCGATGACGCCGCCATGTTCGATTTCAATCACCCGCTTGCAGGCGCAGACCTGCATATCGATGTTTCCTTGTTGGGAGTCTTGTGA
- a CDS encoding ArnT family glycosyltransferase, whose translation MALLVVGVIYILAGLFFRDPWKTDDVVGLATMMTALNDGGHAWLLPQIGVLAHAQDGPLITWVGALCIWAFAPFFELFATPLDAAIIASRLPNFLWFGLMTASVWYGTYLLGRRPEPQPMALPFGGEPTVQDYGRMIADAALLLIVATVGIVWRMHETSEVPALIAFQALAFYSVARMLDHPASGSITLGFALAAAFLTRGWIGAVPIMLAATFVFMPRSALWAQKKWLMLTAVISISLILLWWIPASQVGEYWIRNWVLWNSSSFGWPNFQEVLSTLRDLPWFLWPTWPFAILAIWRWRAWLASPHMLIPIMFALWPLLTMLFLVDAFEPEYSLMAVPAAVLAAFALPTLRRGVVNSLDWFAVMCFSLSTATVWLGWIALQTGWPRQIAHNIARQTRGYDVTISWPAVLAAVLGTLAWIALVRWRLHTKPAGLWRGTVLSAGGLIVTWLLLVTLWLPALDYVRSYRTVSGQLATALQTHRQPGECVRALGLGVGQRASFLVFNDIDFTYESSCGLVLQQTSPDSVADGTVAYADSAQVLWVGKRGADRNEIFRLLRVRTP comes from the coding sequence ATGGCCCTGTTGGTGGTCGGCGTCATCTATATCCTGGCCGGCCTGTTTTTCCGCGATCCGTGGAAAACCGACGATGTGGTCGGCCTGGCCACCATGATGACAGCGCTGAACGACGGCGGGCATGCCTGGCTGTTGCCCCAGATCGGCGTGCTGGCTCATGCTCAGGACGGTCCGCTGATTACTTGGGTAGGGGCGCTGTGCATCTGGGCGTTTGCGCCGTTTTTCGAGCTCTTCGCCACGCCACTGGACGCCGCGATCATCGCCTCGCGCCTGCCCAACTTCCTGTGGTTTGGCCTGATGACGGCTTCTGTCTGGTACGGCACTTACCTGCTGGGCCGCCGGCCCGAGCCGCAACCGATGGCCCTGCCCTTCGGCGGCGAGCCCACCGTCCAGGATTATGGCCGCATGATCGCCGATGCCGCGCTCTTGTTGATCGTGGCTACCGTGGGCATCGTATGGCGCATGCACGAAACCTCGGAAGTGCCGGCCCTGATCGCCTTCCAGGCGCTGGCCTTCTATTCCGTCGCGCGCATGCTGGACCATCCTGCGTCCGGGTCCATCACCTTGGGCTTCGCGCTGGCTGCGGCATTTTTGACCCGTGGCTGGATAGGTGCCGTGCCCATCATGCTGGCGGCGACCTTTGTCTTCATGCCTCGCAGCGCCTTATGGGCTCAAAAGAAATGGCTGATGCTTACGGCCGTTATCAGCATCAGCCTCATCCTGCTGTGGTGGATACCTGCCAGCCAGGTCGGCGAGTACTGGATACGCAACTGGGTGCTGTGGAACAGCAGCTCGTTCGGCTGGCCGAATTTTCAGGAAGTGCTCAGCACGCTGCGCGACCTGCCCTGGTTCCTGTGGCCGACCTGGCCGTTTGCGATCCTTGCAATTTGGCGCTGGCGCGCCTGGCTGGCCTCTCCGCACATGCTGATCCCCATCATGTTCGCGCTTTGGCCACTGCTGACCATGTTGTTCCTGGTCGACGCCTTCGAGCCGGAATACAGCCTGATGGCCGTGCCCGCCGCAGTCCTGGCAGCCTTCGCACTGCCTACCCTGCGGCGCGGCGTCGTCAACTCGCTGGACTGGTTCGCCGTCATGTGCTTTTCGCTGTCGACCGCAACGGTATGGCTGGGCTGGATCGCCTTGCAGACCGGTTGGCCTCGCCAGATCGCTCATAACATTGCGCGCCAGACGCGCGGCTATGACGTCACGATCTCTTGGCCCGCCGTGCTGGCGGCGGTGCTCGGCACCCTGGCCTGGATAGCCCTGGTGCGCTGGCGCCTGCATACCAAACCGGCCGGCCTTTGGCGCGGCACCGTTCTGTCGGCGGGCGGGCTCATCGTCACCTGGCTGCTGCTGGTCACGCTGTGGCTGCCGGCGCTGGATTATGTGCGCAGCTACCGGACGGTCTCTGGCCAACTGGCCACGGCACTCCAGACCCATCGCCAGCCTGGCGAGTGCGTGCGCGCACTGGGCCTGGGCGTCGGTCAGCGCGCTTCGTTCCTGGTGTTCAACGACATCGATTTCACCTATGAATCGAGCTGCGGCCTGGTGCTTCAGCAGACTTCCCCGGACAGCGTCGCCGATGGCACGGTCGCCTATGCCGACTCGGCCCAGGTGTTGTGGGTGGGCAAGCGGGGCGCTGACCGCAACGAGATCTTCCGGCTATTGCGTGTCCGTACTCCTTGA
- the radC gene encoding RadC family protein — MTAMTIHSIQTPERPRERLLAHGVQVLTSPELLAIVLRTGAPGCDAVTLARQLITQFNGLRGLLSADAQTLLGIKGLGAAKTCELIAINELNRRALEEDLKTGHALDQPQRVKHYCTAKLGHLSVEHCIALYLDSQFRLITSEEISRGTLTQASVYPREVIKAGLRHHAAALILAHNHPSGVAEPSEADLALTRHLKHALALVDIRLLDHLIVTGAGAISLAERGQI, encoded by the coding sequence ATGACTGCCATGACCATCCACAGCATCCAGACCCCAGAACGTCCGCGCGAACGTCTGCTGGCCCACGGGGTACAAGTGTTGACCTCGCCGGAACTCCTCGCCATTGTTTTGCGCACGGGCGCCCCGGGCTGCGACGCCGTAACGCTGGCACGGCAATTAATCACGCAGTTCAACGGCCTGCGCGGGCTGCTTTCGGCCGATGCACAGACGCTCCTGGGGATCAAGGGCCTGGGCGCAGCCAAAACCTGCGAACTAATCGCCATCAACGAACTGAACCGCCGCGCCCTTGAAGAAGACTTGAAAACCGGCCATGCGCTGGACCAACCCCAGCGGGTCAAGCATTACTGCACGGCAAAACTGGGCCATTTGTCCGTAGAGCACTGCATAGCCTTGTACCTGGACAGCCAGTTTCGCTTGATCACCAGCGAAGAAATCTCCAGGGGCACGCTCACCCAGGCGTCGGTCTACCCCCGTGAGGTCATCAAGGCCGGCCTGCGCCACCATGCTGCGGCACTGATCCTGGCGCACAACCATCCTTCCGGCGTGGCTGAACCCAGCGAAGCCGACTTGGCACTTACCCGGCACCTGAAACACGCACTGGCATTGGTGGACATTCGCTTGCTCGATCACCTTATCGTCACGGGGGCTGGGGCGATATCCTTGGCGGAACGCGGACAGATATAA
- a CDS encoding ABC transporter substrate-binding protein yields MSFNVYQSRPAFHSTAFKRLALGLGIAAALFGLSGTANTAQAADAPTCEIDRPVRFGGMNWESNLVLVEVERFIADKGYGCKSEVLPTGTLPALAALERGDLDINTEIWLNSVAEPWAKAEATGKVKRIGDIYMGGESWFIPRYTAERLPELTKAADLPQFKDAFKDPEEPTKGRFYGCPAGWGCEVVSGNLFNALKLDDTFTLFSPGTGATQKAALTAAYKRKENIVFYYWYPTPLVGSMDLVKLELPAYDQEKHACLTDPDCANPQASAYPDNPVFTAVTTSFTQEAPKLTEFLSKVAVPLPMMDQAMAYMEENEAEPVDVAQWFLKNQQDIWTAWLPADVADRVKAAL; encoded by the coding sequence ATGTCTTTCAACGTGTATCAATCACGCCCCGCGTTCCATTCCACCGCGTTCAAGCGCCTGGCCCTGGGTCTTGGCATAGCGGCCGCCCTGTTCGGCCTGTCAGGCACAGCCAACACGGCGCAAGCGGCCGATGCGCCCACCTGCGAAATCGACCGTCCGGTTCGTTTTGGTGGCATGAACTGGGAATCCAATCTGGTTCTTGTCGAAGTCGAACGCTTTATCGCCGACAAGGGCTACGGATGCAAATCCGAAGTGCTGCCCACCGGAACCTTACCGGCATTGGCTGCGCTGGAGCGCGGAGACCTGGACATCAATACTGAAATCTGGTTGAACAGTGTTGCCGAGCCCTGGGCCAAGGCAGAAGCCACCGGTAAGGTCAAGCGCATAGGCGACATCTACATGGGGGGCGAGTCCTGGTTCATTCCCCGTTATACCGCCGAGCGCCTGCCCGAGCTGACCAAAGCCGCCGACTTGCCGCAATTCAAGGATGCTTTCAAGGATCCGGAAGAGCCTACCAAGGGCCGCTTCTACGGTTGCCCGGCGGGATGGGGTTGCGAAGTTGTTAGCGGCAACTTGTTCAATGCGCTGAAGCTGGACGATACCTTCACCTTGTTCTCGCCCGGCACGGGTGCCACGCAAAAGGCAGCCCTCACTGCGGCCTACAAGCGCAAGGAAAACATTGTTTTCTACTATTGGTATCCGACGCCGCTGGTGGGCTCCATGGATCTGGTCAAGCTCGAGCTGCCCGCTTACGATCAAGAGAAGCACGCTTGCCTGACTGACCCTGACTGCGCGAACCCGCAAGCAAGCGCCTACCCTGATAACCCCGTCTTCACTGCCGTGACGACCTCGTTTACCCAGGAAGCGCCCAAGCTCACCGAGTTTCTGTCCAAGGTCGCCGTGCCGCTGCCCATGATGGACCAGGCCATGGCCTATATGGAAGAAAACGAAGCCGAACCGGTAGATGTGGCCCAGTGGTTCTTGAAGAACCAGCAAGACATCTGGACCGCGTGGCTCCCAGCTGATGTCGCCGACCGCGTAAAAGCCGCTCTTTAG
- the kynA gene encoding tryptophan 2,3-dioxygenase has protein sequence MTSSTTPAGATIVDQEKAQLDFSSDMSYGDYLHLDELLGAQHPLSPEHNEMLFIVQHQTSELWMKLMLHELAGAMQNLAADRLQPCFKMLARVSKIMEQLVHAWDVLATMTPPEYSALRPYLAKSSGFQSFQYRQIEFALGNKNAAMLKPHAHRPELLAQVQRMYESPSLYDEALKTLARHGLPVPVNYLQRDWTLAYVASAEVEQAWLTVYRQPEQYWDLYQLGEKLTDLEDAFRLWRFRHVTTVERIIGFKRGTGGTSGVSYLRKMLDVVLFPELWKLRTDL, from the coding sequence ATGACTTCATCCACCACCCCAGCCGGCGCCACCATCGTCGACCAAGAGAAAGCACAACTGGATTTCTCCAGCGACATGAGCTATGGCGACTATCTGCATCTGGACGAACTGTTGGGCGCCCAGCATCCCTTGTCGCCAGAACACAACGAAATGCTGTTCATCGTGCAGCACCAAACCAGTGAGCTTTGGATGAAGCTGATGCTGCACGAGCTGGCCGGCGCCATGCAGAACCTGGCTGCCGACCGTTTGCAGCCATGCTTCAAGATGCTGGCACGCGTCAGCAAGATCATGGAGCAACTGGTGCATGCCTGGGATGTCCTGGCCACGATGACGCCGCCGGAATACTCGGCACTGCGCCCCTACCTGGCCAAGTCCAGCGGTTTTCAAAGTTTCCAGTACCGGCAGATCGAGTTTGCTCTGGGCAACAAGAACGCGGCCATGCTCAAGCCGCATGCCCATAGACCCGAGCTGCTCGCGCAAGTCCAACGCATGTACGAGTCCCCCTCGTTGTACGACGAAGCCCTTAAGACGCTGGCGCGCCACGGCCTGCCGGTCCCGGTCAACTATCTGCAACGAGACTGGACACTAGCCTACGTTGCCAGCGCCGAAGTGGAGCAGGCCTGGCTGACGGTTTATCGCCAGCCCGAGCAGTACTGGGATCTCTATCAACTCGGCGAGAAACTTACCGACCTGGAAGATGCCTTCCGCCTATGGCGCTTTCGCCATGTGACCACGGTGGAACGCATAATCGGCTTCAAGCGCGGCACCGGCGGTACGTCGGGCGTGTCTTACTTGCGCAAGATGCTCGATGTTGTGCTGTTTCCTGAATTATGGAAGTTGCGTACTGATCTGTAG
- a CDS encoding quaternary amine ABC transporter ATP-binding protein: MSKIEVRNIYKIFGPRPERWLEAARQGIGKQELLAESGHTLGLRDISLSIEEGSIYVIMGLSGSGKSTLIRHFNRLIEPSAGQILVDDVDVVTLGKTELEKFRQQKMSMVFQRFGLFPHRTVIQNVAYGLQVQGMGKRERHERAQHWLEQVGLTGFGNQYPHQLSGGMQQRVGLARALATDAEILLMDEAFSALDPLIRREMQDQLLQLQSQLNKTIVFITHDLDEALRLGNRIAILKGGELVQEGTPEDILLAPADDYVQSFLQDVNRGKVLNAVHACNEPSLTLTMRSRPAHAIERMAERNFDYTVVLDGKRLAGILTRATVEQAVRDGARDVARYVEDMATVPATAGLDEVLGRMLRSTDPMAVTGENDEFLGMLSRSKVVELVTPALESATADGVDSDSAASTDGTTARTAA; encoded by the coding sequence ATGAGCAAAATCGAAGTACGCAACATCTACAAGATTTTCGGTCCGCGCCCGGAGCGCTGGCTCGAGGCTGCGCGCCAAGGGATCGGCAAGCAGGAATTGCTTGCGGAAAGTGGGCACACGCTGGGCCTGCGCGACATCAGCCTGTCGATCGAAGAAGGCAGTATCTATGTGATCATGGGTTTGTCGGGCTCGGGCAAATCTACGCTCATTCGCCACTTCAACCGGCTGATCGAACCCAGCGCCGGTCAAATTCTGGTCGATGACGTGGATGTCGTCACCCTGGGCAAGACCGAGCTGGAAAAATTCCGCCAGCAGAAGATGAGCATGGTGTTTCAACGGTTCGGCTTGTTTCCCCATCGCACCGTTATCCAGAACGTGGCTTACGGCCTGCAAGTGCAGGGTATGGGCAAGCGCGAACGCCACGAGCGCGCCCAGCACTGGCTGGAACAGGTGGGGCTGACCGGCTTTGGCAACCAGTACCCGCACCAGCTTTCAGGCGGCATGCAGCAACGCGTGGGCCTCGCCCGGGCGCTGGCCACCGACGCCGAGATCCTCCTGATGGACGAAGCATTCTCTGCGCTGGATCCCCTTATTCGGCGCGAGATGCAGGACCAACTGCTGCAGCTGCAATCGCAATTGAACAAGACCATTGTCTTCATTACGCACGATCTGGACGAGGCCTTGCGGCTGGGTAACCGCATCGCCATCTTGAAGGGCGGTGAGCTGGTTCAAGAGGGCACCCCGGAAGACATCCTGCTTGCGCCGGCCGACGACTACGTGCAATCTTTCCTGCAAGACGTGAATCGCGGCAAGGTGCTTAATGCGGTGCATGCCTGCAACGAGCCATCGCTGACACTTACCATGCGCTCGCGTCCAGCCCATGCCATCGAGCGGATGGCGGAACGGAACTTCGACTACACAGTGGTGCTCGATGGCAAACGCCTGGCGGGCATCCTGACGCGGGCCACCGTCGAGCAGGCGGTGCGTGATGGCGCTCGCGATGTTGCACGCTATGTGGAAGATATGGCCACTGTACCCGCCACGGCGGGGCTGGACGAAGTGCTGGGCCGCATGCTGCGCAGCACCGACCCCATGGCGGTAACCGGCGAAAACGACGAGTTCCTGGGGATGTTGTCGCGCAGCAAGGTCGTTGAACTGGTCACGCCGGCGCTGGAATCGGCTACAGCGGACGGTGTCGACAGCGACAGCGCGGCCTCGACCGACGGAACGACGGCGCGTACGGCTGCTTAG
- a CDS encoding class I SAM-dependent methyltransferase: MSSVLSVVETKLAALPLPVELIMPDGQKVGSADAQIRLTIKDRATLAHLATGQVGVLGEDYVEGKFDISGSMRDLMRLAVAILPGSPIEAARVGRLTELIRRLVSVWRHSIDRDARQIQFHYDLSDDFYALWLDPRRVYSCAYFKTPDMSVAQAQEAKLDHICRKLRLQQGERFLDVGAGWGGLLLWAAEHYGVDATGITLSKNQHAHVNQLIQEKGLQGRVRMELLDYRKLDEAQPYDKIASVGMFEHVGRAQLEGYFSKLRRLLRPGGLIMNHGITAGGVDNAELGAGMGEFIEKYIFPGGELTHISQVLKSMTEGGLEDLDVENLRPHYARTLWAWSDALEACLPEARKTLPGDEGERSLRAYRMYLAGCAMGFEHGWIALHQVLAQPRSNGRSDELDHPADQAYPWRRDYIYS; this comes from the coding sequence TTGAGTTCGGTCTTGTCCGTTGTTGAAACGAAGTTGGCAGCATTGCCTTTGCCCGTTGAATTAATCATGCCTGATGGCCAGAAAGTCGGTTCCGCCGATGCGCAGATCCGGCTGACCATCAAGGATCGCGCCACGCTGGCACACTTGGCGACCGGTCAGGTGGGCGTACTGGGCGAAGACTACGTCGAAGGCAAATTCGACATCAGCGGTTCCATGCGCGACCTGATGCGCCTGGCTGTCGCGATATTGCCGGGTTCTCCGATCGAGGCGGCACGTGTTGGCCGCCTGACCGAGCTCATACGCCGTCTGGTGTCGGTCTGGCGCCATTCGATCGATCGCGACGCCCGCCAGATTCAGTTTCATTACGACCTGTCCGACGATTTTTACGCGCTGTGGCTGGACCCGCGCCGGGTATATTCCTGCGCCTATTTCAAGACGCCCGATATGTCGGTGGCCCAGGCGCAAGAAGCCAAGCTTGACCACATTTGCCGCAAACTGCGACTGCAACAGGGCGAGCGCTTCCTGGATGTGGGCGCCGGCTGGGGCGGTTTGCTGTTATGGGCTGCCGAGCACTATGGGGTCGATGCCACCGGCATCACCCTGTCCAAGAATCAGCATGCCCATGTCAATCAGCTGATACAAGAGAAGGGCTTGCAGGGGCGGGTCCGTATGGAGCTTCTGGATTACCGGAAGCTGGATGAAGCCCAGCCGTACGACAAAATCGCGTCAGTAGGCATGTTCGAGCATGTGGGCAGGGCGCAGCTGGAGGGCTATTTTTCGAAACTGCGCCGCTTGCTGCGCCCGGGCGGCCTCATCATGAACCACGGCATTACGGCCGGTGGGGTCGACAACGCAGAACTGGGCGCCGGTATGGGCGAGTTCATCGAGAAATACATCTTTCCGGGCGGCGAACTCACCCATATCAGCCAAGTGCTCAAAAGCATGACTGAAGGCGGGCTGGAAGACCTGGATGTCGAGAACCTGCGCCCGCACTATGCCCGCACCCTGTGGGCCTGGAGCGACGCGCTGGAAGCCTGCCTGCCGGAAGCACGCAAGACCTTGCCGGGCGACGAAGGCGAGCGCTCCTTGCGCGCTTATCGCATGTATCTGGCCGGTTGCGCCATGGGGTTCGAGCATGGCTGGATCGCCTTGCATCAGGTTTTGGCACAGCCTCGCAGCAATGGTCGTTCGGACGAGCTTGATCACCCGGCTGACCAGGCCTATCCGTGGCGCCGCGACTACATTTATTCTTAA
- a CDS encoding ABC transporter permease, producing the protein MFPEFIAPRDLRAPIDDFVGDIVANYADLLRALTQPLLDVLIWMDQIVRYSPWWAVTLAIMGLAWLASRRVGFAMIMGAMLCLIGLIGLWDAAMQTLSLMIVAVILSVAIGIPMGILMASFKWLRTIMLPVLDVMQTMPSFVYLIPVVMLFNLGKVAAIIATVIYAVPPVIRLTDLGIRLVDTEVLEASRAFGANRVKQLFGVQLPLAMPNIMAGINQTTMMALAMVVIASMIGVRGLGYEVLQGINRLQVGRGVLAGLGIVIIAIIFDRITQEFGRRQQKGA; encoded by the coding sequence ATGTTTCCCGAATTCATAGCGCCGCGCGACCTGCGTGCGCCTATTGATGATTTTGTTGGCGACATCGTTGCCAACTATGCCGATCTGTTGCGCGCCCTGACCCAGCCCTTGCTGGACGTACTGATCTGGATGGATCAGATCGTGCGCTATTCGCCCTGGTGGGCGGTCACCCTGGCCATCATGGGCTTGGCGTGGCTGGCCAGCCGCCGTGTTGGCTTTGCCATGATCATGGGGGCCATGCTGTGCCTGATAGGCCTGATAGGCTTGTGGGACGCCGCCATGCAGACGCTATCGCTGATGATCGTCGCTGTCATACTGTCTGTGGCCATAGGCATTCCCATGGGCATTCTCATGGCGAGCTTCAAATGGCTGCGCACCATCATGCTGCCTGTGCTGGACGTCATGCAGACCATGCCCAGCTTCGTCTACCTGATTCCCGTGGTGATGTTGTTCAATCTGGGCAAGGTTGCCGCCATTATTGCCACCGTCATTTATGCCGTGCCGCCCGTCATCCGCCTGACAGATCTGGGCATACGCCTGGTCGACACCGAGGTACTGGAAGCATCGCGCGCCTTTGGCGCCAATCGCGTCAAGCAACTGTTTGGAGTGCAATTACCGCTGGCCATGCCCAATATCATGGCTGGCATCAATCAGACCACCATGATGGCGCTGGCCATGGTCGTCATTGCCTCGATGATAGGGGTGCGTGGCCTAGGCTACGAGGTGCTGCAAGGCATCAACCGCTTGCAAGTGGGGCGCGGCGTACTGGCCGGACTGGGCATAGTCATCATTGCCATTATCTTCGATCGCATCACCCAGGAATTTGGGCGACGGCAGCAGAAAGGGGCCTGA
- the kynB gene encoding arylformamidase, with protein MQQLWDISPQVTAQSPVFPGDTPYQQSWSAELGPDCPVNVSRITLSPHVGAHADAPLHYCADGAAVGQLALEPFLGPCRVLHVLNCGPLIRVADIQARMGGAPDRLLVRTRQRASVDAWTDDFAAFDPTTIAYCASIGVRLVGLDTPSIDPATSKSLDSHQAILQYDMRVLENLVLDDVPEGDYELIALPLALAQADASPVRAVLRSLPHFDYSTTS; from the coding sequence ATGCAACAGTTGTGGGATATTTCTCCGCAGGTTACGGCACAATCGCCCGTCTTTCCCGGCGACACACCCTACCAGCAAAGCTGGAGCGCCGAACTGGGGCCGGACTGCCCGGTGAATGTCAGCCGCATCACCTTATCGCCCCACGTGGGCGCGCATGCCGATGCACCACTGCACTACTGCGCCGACGGTGCAGCCGTTGGTCAACTGGCGCTCGAGCCCTTCCTGGGGCCGTGCCGAGTGCTGCATGTACTGAATTGCGGCCCCCTGATCCGTGTCGCAGATATCCAGGCACGCATGGGCGGCGCACCGGATCGTCTGCTGGTACGTACCCGCCAACGCGCCAGCGTGGATGCCTGGACGGACGATTTTGCAGCCTTCGACCCCACCACCATTGCCTACTGCGCGAGCATTGGGGTAAGGCTTGTGGGTTTGGACACACCCAGCATAGACCCTGCCACCAGCAAGTCATTGGACAGCCATCAGGCCATACTGCAATACGATATGCGCGTGCTCGAGAACCTGGTGCTCGACGACGTACCCGAAGGCGATTACGAGCTTATCGCGCTGCCACTGGCCCTTGCACAGGCCGATGCCAGCCCTGTCAGGGCAGTGCTGCGCAGTTTGCCCCATTTTGACTACTCGACGACATCATGA